One Trichoderma asperellum chromosome 5, complete sequence genomic region harbors:
- a CDS encoding uncharacterized protein (EggNog:ENOG41), producing the protein MSTAGSASADADSKEEHQKAEIPSSSPLSSLSELDSPLKPVRPRRKAATNKRYTSPPRSESKSIPQRQKKKPAAAKRSTKKTNWDAESILKDPKSPLATANLRSILCNPLTWTALDQDERTEILSLFPDKGHILDAGTKDARPNFASLMNDDSFRYDCAAYTDNIAQGRHDPEWLASAWSAHERRRAGDFDKYLIDKLEEDWGVEIPEEMKVRRTTPVTEADDGEKQGKDDSKKEKAKIDDRMEIDELAL; encoded by the exons ATGTCAACGGCCGGCTCAGCATCAGCCGATGCAGATTCAAAAGAGGAGCACCAGAAAGCTGaaattccttcttcttcgccactGTCCTCGCTTTCCGAGCTAGATTCACCGCTGAAGCCTGTGCGGCCGCGACGCAAGGCTGCGACTAACAAACGCTACACATCACCACCCAGAAGCGAATCCAAATCAATACCCCAgcggcaaaagaagaaacctGCAGCTGCCAAAAGAAGTACAAAGAAGACCAACTGGGATGCGGAGAGTATTCTAAAGGATCCGAAGTCTCCCCTAGCCACCGCCAACCTGAGA AGCATCTTATGCAATCCCCTGACATGGACTGCCTTGGATCAAGATGAAAGGACAGAAATCCTGTCGCTGTTTCCCGACAAGGGACACATTCTTGATGCAGGCACGAAAGACGCGCGGCCCAACTTTGCGTCGCTCATGAACGACGACAGCTTTCGCTATGACTGCGCCGCCTACACAGACAATATTGCGCAAGGCCGCCATGATCCGGAGTGGCTTGCATCCGCCTGGAGCGCTCacgagaggaggagagcggGTGACTTTGATAAGTATCTGATTGACAAGCTGGAGGAAGACTGGGGGGTTGAGATTCCCGAGGAGATGAAGGTTCGTAGGACGACGCCTGTAACAGAAGCGGATGACGGTGAGAAACAGGGCAAAGATGACTctaagaaggaaaaggcaaagataGATGATAGGATGGAGATTGATGAGCTTGCACTCTAA
- a CDS encoding uncharacterized protein (EggNog:ENOG41~TransMembrane:12 (i25-45o80-99i106-127o133-156i168-186o198-221i294-316o336-354i361-383o395-422i434-454o466-486i)) — MAVTAKFLRAIVRNDAMRADPDEIYGWRVFALVFSACFGGMLFGWDTGSIGGILNMPDFQEKFNYADSSKTAKNNMSQNIVSTLQAGCFAACFVTSWLTDRYGRRTTLIGAGMLTIVGIIFQAASAANGTLAVMYVGRFIAGLGIGAASALTPLYVSECAPRAIRGGLTAFYQLFNVFGIMVAFWVNYGCLLHVKAPAIYVVPLTLQALPAVFMMFGMLASPESPRWCARRDDWDQATKILIRLRGLPADSEYVQNEIQEMADQLDHERRLTGDATFKTLLREMWTIPGNRNRAVISILLMIFQQMTGVNAINYYAPQIFSNLGMTGNDSQLFATGVYGVVKTASCFIFLVFVADSLGRRWSLLWTAASQGIFLFIVGIYGRVQPPIAGEPVTAFGYVAITCIYLWAASFQFGWGPVCWILVSEIPTARLRATNVAIAAGTQWLFNFVCARSVLTMQATMGKAGYGMFFMFGSFCFIMGLFVWFFVPETKGLSLERMDDLFGVTELAKQVDAEPELGRPDSIREERVDIKT, encoded by the exons ATGGCCGTGACCGCAAAGTTCCTGCGCGCCATCGTGCGCAATGACGCCATGCGCGCCGACCCGGACGAGATCTACGGATGGCGCGTCTTCGCCCTCGTCTTCTCCGCCTGCTTCGGCGGCATGCTCTTCGGCTGGGACACGGGCTCCATCGGCGGTATCCTCAACATGCCTGACTTCCAGGAGAAATTCAACTACGCCGACAGCTCCAAAACCGCAAAGAACAACATGAGCCAGAACATCGTGTCCACGCTCCAGGCAGGGTGCTTCGCCGCCTGCTTCGTCACCAGCTGGCTCACCGACCGATATGGCCGCCGCACCACGCTGATCGGCGCCGGCATGCTGACCATCGTCGGCATCATCTTCCAGGCTGCCTCCGCGGCCAATGGAACGCTCGCCGTCATGTACGTTGGCAGATTCATTGCCGGCCTGGGCATCGGCGCTGCTTCTGCGCTGACGCCACTGTACGTCTCCGAGTGTGCTCCTCGTGCCATCCGCGGTGGCTTGACAG CCTTTTACCAATTGTTCAACGTCTTCGGAATCATGGTAGCTTTCTG GGTCAACTACGGGTGCTTGCTACATGTCAAGGCCCCTGCAATCTACGTTGTTCCACTGACTCTTCAAGCTCTCCCTGCCGT CTTCATGATGTTTGGTATGCTGGCTTCTCCCGAGAG TCCGCGATGGTGTGCCAGGCGAGACGACTGGGATCAAGCCACTAAGATCCTCATCCGCCTTCGAGG ACTGCCTGCCGACTCAGAGTACGTCCAGAATGAGATCCAGGAAATGGCTGACCAGCTCGACCACGAGAGACGGTTGACGGGAGACGCCACCTTCAAGACGCTCCTCAGGGAGATGTGGACTATTCCAGGCAACCGAAACCGAGCCGTCATTTCCATCCTGCTCATGATCTTCCAGCAAATGACTGGTGTCAACGCTATC AACTATTATGCTCCCCAAATCTTCAGCAATCTCGGGATGACAGGCAATGACTCGCAGTTATTCGCCACCGGAGTGTACGGTGTTGTCAAAACAGCATcttgcttcatcttcctggTCTTTGTGGCAGATTCGCTTGGCCGGCGCTGGAGTCTGCTTTGGACAGCTGCTTCCCAGGGTATCTTCCTCTTTATTGTGGGTATCTATGGAAGGGTGCAGCCCCCCATTGCCGGAGAACCT GTCACTGCATTCGGTTATGTTGCTATAACATGCATCTATCTCTGGGCCGCCTCGTTTCAGTTCGGCTGGGGCCCTGTCTGCTGGATCCTTGTTAGCGAAATTCCAACCGCGCGACTCCGTGCCACAAACGTGGCTATTGCCGCAGGCACCCAGTGGCTGTTCAACTTTGTGTGCGCTCGAT CTGTCCTCACTATGCAAGCCACCATGGGCAAGGCTGGTTAT GGCATGTTCTTCATGTTTGGTAGCTTTTGCTTCATCATGGGCCTTTTCGTGTGGTTCTTCGTGCCGGAGACCAAGGGTCTTAGTCTGGAAAGGATGGACGACCTGTTCGGCGTGACAGAGCTAGCAAAGCAGGTTGATGCTGAGCCGGAGCTCGGCCGGCCCGACAGCATTCGCGAAGAGCGAGTAGACATCAAGACTTGA
- a CDS encoding uncharacterized protein (BUSCO:EOG092D06C2), which produces MSLDPLLPIAPARVKALLLPLGKIKAARFATFAERLQAEHVVQLRDISADGRPNRNMFSPLAYPDGAMLYDLIAHVPPPSHLALSPFDLFREPMAVIAIADGQELGDATYSKRNSMNGKGPRPIEKNIRALYQELEDLRDNYPKALIHRVLIFDYVSPMTEVPIPEGMAAIPPPEDSKRTTMKTVMCDISSLLLAEMTTLGKSYEAMTAIESPGGYSLARQLSTTSWGPDATSPTSFTTNFTRRNSQFAFPPNLQRSSSASGLMGDRSGARLSLPPVPTNRAPGSSVSTPGRPSTPLKSNLSSPPLSADELPSPSSSQRPESPDTQSRSDFTEETSHDRVSVQGFGPGSANDRWRLKGKGRSSIVIGSMYLQAGRWSDSLKELSEGATAAKSLNDHVWHGKALELILMNLLLLGWSGLTFQIPTVCLPPHDKHSSVKPEPEEKDGDPPRHVRYLQNLLPELLERIVGLYSKTSTENIPPLPLAETTIRFSKIMLALHVCEGKLNQTAFDMIVLGKGTGKELTTSPRLLIIPTRQQILTLLFQAFPSTATELLTTIDRISILSGIAAVLGPLGYHRKKAMVTRELVSVLIGGLVEARTRGAADAGVHPAAGLVAVTASNPQGTTGAMALDLAEGDIEQGIEAFLELLCKSYGVIGFDRAKPRRQSLREGFDDSDDAVIARIRGQMKMRFFGFPDIKLNILRACINFSEALPDFNGVLKFSSDLMRTAGSGVAPGPRREDASPKIYRDEQVRLISNISRTSNLVKRLGMSHLTAEFWDEFLIRDIKLEPLPSTRIPIPHARSILPGATTTRASQDANPFIYNPFLQEPDDAAAANLVAGEPAKFKVTIQNVYDVELDIESIKLETEGVDFEAMTESVIIGPYRTQAVRLQGLAKEAGSIKVTGAIIKVRGCRERRFAVFPKHWKPYQEDKIKVKGIASVSVPLMSGKYHDMPLEPATLDLNVIEPQPLVTVKSTTLPQSSVMILEGERQIFSVTLQNQSTTPVDFMLFSFKDSTQEPLQTALANREATPAEIYEYELILIKKQALRLPKASQDRNIAPGGEATFEFEILGKPGLTHATIQIDYTYLGAPRDEITEQFYTRQLSLPLTVTVNASVEMARIDVIPMHGIIPQPLWERLGGVKPVKPDEYCLLSVDLRNAWPSQMAVHIENEDGMAVEEGILPGKTSRIIIPVRRVYLEDPHASIPSLNPSKSRQFVVSMSKISPEMERANREAFWYREKILDSLKATWRTTAVPRRNGVAELRNIRLTTRMIDIIKVGEIGVDVSVERPNDSGTSVNVAYVDEFLQVRVRVTNRTSRPISSLVRLLPALCHRSVNIALDYTRKFVWNGTLQQLLPELPAGGSTDFVIGVTALCRGEFELTASVEEVQTWDDVNEKEADGEQAQGRPRSDTQTIVNTVLGMKERRMWHSRQPCILTVKDSD; this is translated from the exons ATGAGCTTGGACCCTTTGCTTCCCATTGCTCCCGCGAGGGTgaaggcgctgctgctccctctTGGAAAGATCAAGGCCGCCAGATTTGCGACCTTTGCCGAGAGGCTGCAGGCTGAACATGTCGTCCAACTCAGAGACATCAGCGCCGATGGGCGACCCAATAGGA ATATGTTCTCGCCATTGGCGTATCCCGACGGCGCAATGCTCTACGACCTCATTGCCCACGTCCCCCCACCCTCTCATCTCGCTCTCTCCCCCTTCGACCTGTTTCGAGAGCCAATGGCCGTTATCGCGATAGCCGACGGCCAGGAACTCGGGGATGCGACGTATAGCAAAAGAAACTCCATGAACGGAAAGGGCCCCCGGCCCATCGAGAAGAACATCAGAGCCCTATACCAGGAGCTCGAAGACCTGCGAGACAACTATCCCAAAGCCCTCATACACCGAGTACTCATCTTCGACTATGTCTCGCCAATGACGGAAGTGCCCATCCCCGAGGGCATGGCGGCGATCCCCCCACCCGAGGATTCGAAGAGAACTACAATGAAGACGGTCATGTGCGACATATCGtccttgctgctggctgagaTGACAACCCTGGGGAAATCCTACGAGGCCATGACGGCGATTGAGTCTCCAGGAGGGTATTCTCTGGCTAGACAGCTTAGCACTACATCATGGGGCCCGGATGCTACTTCGCCGACAAGTTTTACTACCAACTTCACTAGGAGGAACTCTCAGTTTGCTTTTCCGCCGAACCTTCAGCGATCCAGCTCTGCTTCAGGCTTGATGGGCGACCGATCAGGCGCGCGACTGTCTCTGCCTCCGGTTCCTACAAACCGAGCACCGGGCTCAAGCGTCTCAACACCAGGCCGCCCGTCTACACCCCTGAAGAGCAATCTATCTAGTCCACCCCTGAGCGCGGATGAGCTTCCAAGCCCTTCTTCAAGCCAACGGCCTGAGTCTCCTGATACACAGAGCAGGTCTGATTTCACCGAAGAGACGAGCCACGACCGTGTTTCTGTGCAGGGATTTGGTCCTGGGTCAGCAAACGACCGTTGGAGGCTtaaaggaaaaggcagatCCTCCATTGTTATAGGCTCAATGTACCTACAGGCTGGTCGCTGGAGCGATTCCTTGAAGGAGCTGAGCGAAGGAGCAACTGCTGCCAAGTCTTTGAATGATCACGTCTGGCACGGAAAGGCATTGGAGCTGATCTTAATGAATTTGCTACTGCTGGGCTGGTCAGGCTTAACCTTCCAAATTCCGACAGTGtgtcttcctcctcatgATAAACACTCGTCTGTTAAGCCAGAGCCGGAAGAGAAGGACGGCGATCCACCCAGACATGTCCGATATCTTCAGAACCTTCTTCCCGAGCTTCTCGAACGAATCGTGGGACTTTATTCTAAGACATCGACGGAAAACATCCCCCCTCTACCGTTGGCGGAGACTACGATTAGATTCAGTAAAATAATGTTGGCCCTTCATGTTTGTGAGGGCAAGCTTAATCAAACAGCGTTTGATATGATAGTCCTGGGGAAAGGGACGGGAAAAGAGCTCACAACATCACCGCGGTTGCTGATAATACCAACAAGACAGCAGATTTTAACTCTCTTATTCCAGGCGTTTCCTTCTACAGCCACAGAACTGCTTACCACCATTGATCGAATATCGATTTTGAGCGGCATAGCAGCTGTGCTTGGACCTCTGGGGTACCATCGGAAGAAAGCCATGGTCACTCGCGAATTGGTTTCAGTTCTCATTGGAGGGCTTGTTGAAGCACGGACGCGAGGGGCTGCGGACGCTGGAGTTCATCCCGCTGCGGGCCTCGTGGCCGTGACAGCTTCTAATCCGCAGGGCACTACCGGAGCAATGGCCCTTGACTTGGCTGAAGGAGATATCGAGCAGGGCATAGAGGCtttccttgagctcctttgCAAGTCTTACGGCGTTATTGGATTTGATAGGGCGAAGCCCCGGAGGCAGTCGCTTCGGGAAGGGTTTGACGACTCTGATGACGCTGTGATTGCTAGAATTCGCGgccagatgaagatgcgGTTCTTCGGCTTTCCCGATATCAAACTTAACATCCTACGAGCCTGCATCAACTTCTCGGAAGCTCTACCGGACTTTAACGGGGTTCTCAAGTTTTCTAGCGACCTGATGCGCACTGCTGGATCGGGTGTCGCTCCGGGTCCTCGTCGTGAAGATGCTTCCCCAAAGATCTACAGAGATGAGCAGGTCCGTTTGATAAGCAACATTTCACGGACTTCGAATCTTGTGAAGAGATTGGGCATGTCCCATTTGACGGCTGAATTCTGGGATGAGTTCCTCATTCGAGACATCAAGCTGGAGCCGCTCCCAAGTACCCGGATTCCTATTCCTCACGCTCGCAGCATTTTGCCGGGCGCGACGACTACTCGTGCGTCTCAGGATGCTAATCCGTTCATCTACAATCCATTCCTACAAGAGCCGGACGACGCAGCTGCCGCAAATTTGGTTGCTGGTGAGCCTGCGAAATTTAAAGTCACGATCCAAAACGTATATGACGTTGAGTTGGATATTGAGAGTATAAAGCTAGAGACAGAAGGTGTCGATTTCGAAGCCATGACGGAGAGTGTCATCATCGGTCCTTATCGAACACAGGCTGTCCGGCTACAAGGCCTGGCAAAAGAAGCAGGATCCATCAAGGTAACGGGAGCAATTATCAAAGTAAGAGGctgcagagagagaagatttGCCGTCTTTCCTAAGCACTGGAAGCCTTATCAAGAAGATAAAATCAAGGTCAAGGGCATCGCATCGGTTTCTGTTCCTCTCATGTCAGGCAAATACCATGACATGCCTCTAGAGCCTGCTACCCTGGATCTCAACGTCATCGAGCCTCAGCCCCTGGTGACGGTGAAGTCGACGACTCTTCCACAATCTTCAGTTATGATTCTGGAGGGTGAGAGGCAGATATTCTCCGTCACGTTACAAAACCAATCCACGACGCCGGTTGACTTTATgctcttttcctttaaagACTCAACACAGGAACCTCTGCAAACAGCTCTCGCAAACCGGGAGGCTACGCCAGCAGAGATTTATGAATATGAATTGATACTTATTAAGAAGCAAGCTTTACGGCTTCCAAAGGCTAGTCAGGACCGCAATATTGCTCCAGGAGGCGAGGCAACATTTGAATTTGAGATTCTTGGCAAGCCGGGGCTGACGCATGCAACAATCCAAATCGATTACACTTACCTCGGAGCCCCTCGAGACGAGATAACTGAGCAGTTTTACACACGACAGCTATCTCTGCCCTTGACAGTCACAGTCAATGCAAGTGTTGAGATGGCAAGGATCGATGTGATTCCCATGCACGGCATAATCCCGCAGCCTCTCTGGGAGCGCTTAGGAGGCGTCAAGCCGGTAAAGCCCGACGAATACTGCCTGCTATCCGTTGACTTACGAAATGCTTGGCCAAGTCAAATGGCAGTTCACATTGAAAACGAAGATGGCATGGCTGTTGAAGAGGGCATCCTCCCCGGCAAGACGAGTCGAATTATAATACCCGTTAGGCGGGTATACCTTGAAGATCCCCACGCTTCAATTCCCAGCCTTAATCCCTCAAAGAGTAGGCAATTTGTGGTGAGCATGAGCAAAATCTCACCGGAGATGGAGCGGGCCAACCGCGAGGCTTTCTGGTACAGGGAAAAGATTCTCGACAGTCTAAAGGCAACTTGGAGGACAACAGCAGTGCCAAGGCGGAATGGCGTCGCCGAGCTCCGGAACATTCGCCTTACTACCCGCATGATTGACATTATCAAGGTCGGCGAGATCGGTGTAGATGTATCTGTGGAGCGTCCGAATGATAGCGGGACAAGCGTTAACGTCGCGTACGTGGATGAATTTCTACAGGTGCGAGTGCGAGTCACCAATAGAACAAGCCGGCCAATTAGCTCCCTGGTCAGACTCCTACCGGCGCTGTGTCACCGCTCCGTCAATATCGCACTTGATTACACACGAAAATTCGTGTGGAACGGTAcactgcagcagcttctacCAGAACTCCCAGCTGGTGGCAGCACGGACTTTGTGATTGGCGTGACTGCGCTCTGCAGAGGGGAGTTTGAGCTTACGGCGTCGGTCGAAGAGGTTCAGACCTGGGATGATGTCAACGAGAAGGAAGCGGATGGTGAGCAAGCCCAAGGGCGGCCGCGGTCGGATACCCAAACGATTGTGAATACGGTTCTTGGTATGAAGGAGCGGAGAATGTGGCATTCACGACAGCCGTGCATATTGACGGTGAAGGATTCGGATTGA
- a CDS encoding uncharacterized protein (EggNog:ENOG41), producing the protein MAPLTLGYNDKHPFSQVPITDRSSVQELLRTLLDPLEPFFSPQKARVKCPGATAVRFDQTASEVEGFFRPLWGLACLLAGGGEYRLTEWWIQGIRAGTDPESPEYWGYPRDNDQRMVEMCPFGFALAVAPDLWKGLSAKERTNVENWLGNSINEKNMPNTNWLWFRVFANLGLKQNGAKYSEERLESDIKHLDTFYRGDGWSNDGPEGIHQMDYYSSSFAIHFLQLLYAKLAGESDPSRAKEFKHRAQIAALDLAHYYDVEGRAITFGRSLVYRFAMVSFWGALAYADVDLPAPLTWGMVKGIVLRNLRWWQTKGDIWTSSGTLSLGFAYPSMYITENYNSPGSPYWSCLAFICLAVPEEHPFWTSKEEPISLQIPKVKAIRQPGHITSYFGGHCMLLSSGQACGYPMKATHAKYGCFAYSSAFGYSVPSGLFSLEQYALASQLGLSDDGGEYWKTRRLSEYAAIEERDGQPVLVSVWKPFSDVKVKTLLVPPAESTPNWHLRIHHIQAGREVMTADGSFAILNVNSENGRYLDLYDESKCEGTSPKIIGNYDLNTPAGWDTGINGAFAAAPNRGAVGIKALEEGGRQAMLVNADPNTNLMDSRTTIPTLQHTIPQGQGVWYVSAIYARPAGDGVPKESYLDGWNKAPAIPGWLAVEMAAA; encoded by the exons ATGGCTCCCCTCACGCTCGGCTACAACGACAAACATCCCTTCTCTCAAGTCCCCATCACAGATCGCTCTTCTGTCCAGGAGCTCCTGCGAACGCTCCTCGATCCCCTtgagcccttcttctctccccaaaAAGCCCGCGTCAAGTGCCCTGGAGCCACAGCCGTCAGATTCGACCAGACTGCGTCCGAGGTAGAGGGCTTTTTTCGGCCGCTATGGGGCCTGGCGTGTCTACTCGCCGGAGGGGGCGAGTATCGCCTCACGGAGTGGTGGATTCAGGGGATCAGGGCCGGAACTGATCCCGAGAGCCCAGAGTATTGGGGCTATCCTCGTGATAACGATCAGAGGATGGTCGAGATGTGCCCTTTTG GATTCGCGCTGGCCGTTGCACCAGATCTTTGGAAAGGTCTTTCAGCAAAGGAACGGACCAATGTTGAGAATTGGCTGGGAAACTCTATCAATGAAAAAAA CATGCCCAACACGAATTGGCTCTGGTTCCGCGTCTTTGCCAACCTGGGCCTCAAGCAAAACGGAGCCAAATACTCAGAGGAACGCCTGGAAAGCGACATTAAGCACCTGGATACCTTCTATAGAGGAGATGGCTGGTCCAACGACGGTCCTGAGGGCATTCATC AAATGGACTATTACTCCTCCAGCTTTGCCATCCACTTTCTTCAGCTCCTCTATGCCAAACTCGCCGGCGAATCCGACCCTTCTCGCGCAAAAGAGTTCAAGCACCGCGCCCAAATCGCCGCTCTCGACCTTGCTCACTACTATGATGTCGAAGGCCGAGCCATCACGTTTGGCCGCAGCTTAGTCTACCGCTTTGCCATGGTGTCCTTTTGGGGCGCCTTGGCTTACGCCGATGTCGACCTCCCGGCGCCCCTGACGTGGGGTATGGTCAAGGGCATCGTGCTGCGCAACCTTCGGTGGTGGCAGACCAAGGGTGACATCTGGACGTCGAGTGGGACGCTGTCGCTCGGGTTTGCGTACCCGAGCATGTAT ATTACGGAGAATTACAACAGCCCTGGAAGTCCA TACTGGTCATGCTTAGCCTTCATCTGTCTGGCGGTTCCGGAAGAGCACCCGTTCTGGACGTCCAAAGAGGAGCCCATTAGCCTCCAGATACCAAAAGTCAAAGCAATCCGACAACCAGGTCACATTACTAG CTACTTTGGTGGACACTGCATGCTCTTGTCTTCGGGCCAAGCCTGTGGCTATCCAATGAAGGCCACGCATGCCAAATACGGGTGTTTTGCGTATAGCAGCGCCTTTGGATACTCGGTGCCATCCGGGCTTTTCTCATTGGAGCAGTATGCGCTGGCATCACAGCTGGGGCTTTCGGACGACGGCGGCGAATACTGGAAGACGCGGAGGCTGTCTGAGTACGCCGCTATTGAAGAACGAGACGGCCAGCCTGTCCTTGTTTCGGTATGGAAGCCGTTTTCGGATGTCAAGGTCAAGACGCTGTTGGTGCCTCCAGCTGAGAGCACGCCGAACTGGCATCTGCGGATCCATCACATCCAAGCCGGTCGAGAGGTCATGACGGCGGATGGTTCCTTTGCCATCCTCAACGTCAACTCCGAGAACGGAAGATATCTGGACTTGTACGATGAATCAAAGTGCGAGGGCACCAGCCCCAAGATCATCGGTAACTACGATCTCAACACTCCGGCTGGCTGGGACACGGGAATCAACGGTGCCTTTGCCGCGGCGCCGAACCGAGGAGCCGTGGGCATCAAGGCCCTCGAGGAGGGAGGACGGCAGGCCATGCTCGTCAACGCCGATCCCAACACAAACCTCATGGACAGTCGGACGACAATACCGACCTTGCAGCACACGATCCCGCAGGGCCAAGGGGTGTGGTACGTGTCTGCAATCTACGCCAGACCGGCGGGCGATGGCGTCCCCAAGGAGAGCTATCTAGATGGATGGAACAAGGCGCCGGCGATCCCAGGCTGGCTAGCCGTGgagatggcagcagcttAG